The Sulfurospirillum sp. UCH001 genome segment AAACGTTTGAGAGGAGCGTCTTTATCCATGCCGATAACACCATCTCGCGCACCACTGAGTCCAACATCACTGACATAACAGGTTCCAGTATCTATCAGTAAATCATCTGTTCCTACGTGTGTATGTGTTCCCAAAATGGCACTTACTTTACCTTTTAAAAGATGTAATATTGCGTATTTTTCAGATGTTACTTCAGCATGAAAGTCGATGATAATTGTCTTTACATCTTCAGCATGAAGCTCATCAACTACTTTTTGTGCTGTTAAAAAAGGATTTTCGACCATAGGCATACCATAATGCCCCATGATATTGACGATAGCAATCTTCTCGCCTTTCACATCTACGACGCTCACTCCTCGACCAGGAACGCCTATGGGATAATTAAGAGGCCTTAAAATAGGCATGACCTCTAAAAGAGGGATGATCTCTTTTTTATCCCACGAGTGATTTCCACCTGTGAGGATATCTGCACCATAGGAGAAAAGCTCTTTGGCGTGAAGAGTTCCAAGCCCAAAACCATGACTTGCATTTTCACCATTAGCGATGACAAAATCAAGTTCATACTCTTTTCGTATCTTTTTAAGATACTGCTCTAACATGCTGCGACCAGGTTTTCCAACAATATCGCCGATAAAACCTACTCTCACACCTTACTCCTTAAATGCAATAAGACGGTAGCAATGACATCGTCATCATCACGACTGCGCGATTGTAGCGTTATCTTCTTATCGTCTTCATATTTGATAGTAATATTTTGCCCATAGTTAGAAATGAGTACGATATTTTGACTCGTTGCTAAAATCTTAATCTCAATGAGTTGTAAAAATTGTTTGGTTGAAACATCTAGTTTTCCAAAGCGATCCACCATTTCTTCTTCGATCTCTAAAACATCATGCACGCTTCCACAACGGCTTAAACGTCTGTAGAGCTCTAAACGTACTCTATCTTCGGTAATATAGTTATCGTTGATAAATGCGCTAATAGAAAGCTTGATATCGACCTCTTTTGAAGCCACTGGTGTTTTACCAAGAAGGGAGTTAATAGCGTCTTCAA includes the following:
- a CDS encoding TIGR00282 family metallophosphoesterase, which translates into the protein MRVGFIGDIVGKPGRSMLEQYLKKIRKEYELDFVIANGENASHGFGLGTLHAKELFSYGADILTGGNHSWDKKEIIPLLEVMPILRPLNYPIGVPGRGVSVVDVKGEKIAIVNIMGHYGMPMVENPFLTAQKVVDELHAEDVKTIIIDFHAEVTSEKYAILHLLKGKVSAILGTHTHVGTDDLLIDTGTCYVSDVGLSGARDGVIGMDKDAPLKRFLTGLPASLEIPKKCKKILQMVIMEIEEGKCIEAYKLRIFDDQERLLARAVHEK